In Actinoplanes sp. NBC_00393, a single genomic region encodes these proteins:
- the fxsT gene encoding FxSxx-COOH system tetratricopeptide repeat protein: MSVSADRRPLGRIITFYSYKGGTGRTMALANVAWLLATNGFRVLTIDWDLESPGLHRYFHPFLRDKSLRSSEGILDLIRKHSESDLRRHPPLDSGRSPVQIHEYAASLDWEFPQGGMLDFVPAGRQDLGYDEAVSTFDWDSFWRDRQGRQLLDDLREDMARNYDFVLIDSRTGTSDTGGICTVHLPDTVVNCFTLNTQSINGAVAITASVLKHAPEITVLPVPTRIEGGEKAKLERGRVFSRRNFEPYLGFLGDQPADQYWNSVEVPYIPYYAYEEVLAIFGDIPDQNGPLLAPYTNLASRIAGRDCPAAVIPEADRNRMLRAFEQSVPHKKRTIVVAYAPLDRIWAEWLRDRLRDTAHRVVLQSVRESVPDVDTVDHLLVIFSRDLVAREGGLRLLRTARDRFSQGEENLLAVLRVDATPLDSRVPSRVLVDVMGTSEERVLESVSAVLTLDTARPPGSRLQQHEVRYPADPPPHFQVGLTRNPRFSGRGGAIEDIRNRLLSGGAAGSRLALTGLPGVGKTQTALEYVYRFAASYDGIWWISATQPSQVRTALAEIATRLPLPGVTVEEQVAATLEAFRRAFPVRRWLVVFDNADAPADLEGLLPSGPGHVLVTSRNPQWANELDAIDVGVFKRSESIELLGRRVENLSRADADQLASRLGDLPLALEQAGGWLGSTAMSVPDYLDLLHRGAAEAMSEGAPSAYNQTVASTVGVAYERLSRTSPAATRLIELLAFMAPEVIPYRMISNKQLTALLAPLDQRMYDPARHGSLIQDLGRLGLARVDAGTIEGKPEPRRRGVVVHRLTQDIVRSRLSPTDQDDRRREIHSVLAEADRGNPDNLENREAYEAIRPHLEPSGALISDRPETRQLVIDMTRYLYMRGDFKGCRELAEGTLEQWLPRFGPDDVWVLRLKRTLALVLREQGHEGAAYDMNADSLERLGRTQGADDPYTLATATSFGADLRARGEYEKAVSLDEQTLNGFRTAYGDDHPDTLNAASNLAVSLRFVGDFAQAAAWDRDTLRRRREVLGPQHFFSLSSQENLATDLIELGQLVTARNLLEEAYETYRSDHGEDHPRTLRVANTYSVALRRLGDVAKAVEVIDDAVRRAVVVLGHRNRVTLTNRLEQADVRWAEGRVNEARTIGEDAYADFRKERGEHHPDTIAAGNDLAIFRRASGDAQGALTLAEHTFSVLDNLLRPSHPYTLAAMITLANAQYDAQALSQAKETDSGVLQRARRVFDDSHLTVLTAMTNWAVSHRTDEPGAANRRRDEALRMMERELGAQHHHTIAAGNWERIDQDIAPFPI; the protein is encoded by the coding sequence ATGAGCGTGAGCGCCGACCGCCGCCCTCTGGGCCGGATCATCACCTTTTACAGCTACAAGGGGGGAACCGGCCGGACGATGGCTCTCGCCAACGTCGCATGGCTGCTCGCGACGAACGGGTTCCGGGTGCTGACCATCGACTGGGATCTCGAGTCGCCGGGCCTGCACCGCTACTTCCACCCCTTCCTCCGGGACAAGAGTCTCCGCAGCTCCGAGGGCATTCTCGATCTGATCCGCAAGCATTCCGAGTCCGACCTGCGGCGCCACCCTCCGCTGGACTCCGGGCGGTCCCCGGTGCAGATCCACGAATACGCGGCCTCGCTGGACTGGGAGTTCCCGCAGGGCGGCATGCTCGACTTCGTGCCCGCCGGGCGTCAGGATCTCGGCTACGACGAGGCGGTCAGCACCTTCGACTGGGACTCGTTCTGGCGCGATCGGCAGGGACGTCAGCTCCTCGACGATCTTCGTGAGGACATGGCGCGCAACTACGACTTCGTCCTCATCGACAGCCGTACCGGCACCAGTGACACCGGTGGCATCTGCACCGTGCACCTGCCGGACACAGTGGTCAACTGCTTCACCCTGAACACACAGAGCATCAACGGCGCCGTGGCGATCACCGCGTCCGTGCTCAAGCACGCACCCGAGATCACCGTGCTGCCGGTGCCGACCCGGATCGAGGGCGGCGAGAAGGCGAAACTGGAGCGGGGGCGGGTGTTCTCGCGGCGCAACTTCGAGCCGTACCTCGGTTTCCTCGGCGACCAGCCCGCGGACCAGTACTGGAACTCGGTCGAGGTTCCCTATATACCCTATTACGCCTACGAAGAGGTATTGGCGATTTTCGGGGATATACCGGACCAGAACGGTCCACTGCTCGCGCCGTACACCAATCTGGCCTCCCGGATCGCCGGGAGGGACTGCCCGGCCGCGGTCATCCCGGAAGCCGACCGCAACCGGATGCTGCGCGCTTTCGAGCAGTCCGTTCCGCACAAGAAGCGGACGATCGTGGTGGCGTACGCCCCGCTCGACCGGATCTGGGCGGAGTGGCTCCGCGACCGGCTGCGGGACACCGCGCACCGGGTCGTGCTGCAGAGCGTCCGCGAGTCCGTACCCGACGTCGATACCGTCGACCACCTCCTGGTGATCTTCTCGCGGGATCTGGTCGCCCGGGAGGGCGGCCTCCGGCTGCTGCGGACCGCACGCGACCGGTTCAGCCAGGGCGAGGAGAACCTGCTCGCCGTGCTCCGCGTGGACGCGACACCGCTGGACAGCCGGGTGCCGTCACGTGTGCTCGTCGATGTGATGGGAACCAGCGAGGAGCGTGTCCTCGAGTCGGTGTCGGCGGTGCTGACCCTGGACACGGCACGCCCACCGGGCAGCCGGCTGCAGCAGCACGAGGTCCGCTATCCGGCGGACCCGCCGCCCCACTTCCAGGTCGGCCTCACCCGCAACCCCCGGTTCTCGGGCCGGGGCGGCGCTATCGAGGACATCCGGAACCGCCTGCTCAGCGGCGGAGCGGCCGGCTCCCGGCTGGCCCTGACCGGCCTGCCCGGCGTCGGCAAGACCCAGACAGCCCTCGAGTACGTCTACCGCTTCGCCGCCAGCTACGACGGAATCTGGTGGATCTCCGCCACCCAGCCCAGCCAGGTGCGGACCGCTCTGGCCGAGATCGCCACCCGCCTGCCCCTGCCCGGCGTGACCGTCGAGGAGCAGGTCGCCGCCACCCTGGAGGCGTTCCGGCGCGCGTTCCCGGTGCGCCGCTGGCTGGTGGTGTTCGACAACGCCGACGCGCCGGCCGACCTCGAGGGACTGCTCCCCTCCGGTCCGGGTCACGTCCTGGTGACGTCCCGCAACCCGCAGTGGGCCAATGAGCTCGACGCCATCGACGTCGGGGTGTTCAAACGCAGCGAGAGCATCGAGCTGCTCGGGCGCCGCGTCGAGAACCTCAGCCGGGCCGACGCGGACCAGCTCGCCAGCCGCCTCGGCGACCTGCCGCTGGCACTGGAACAGGCCGGCGGCTGGCTGGGCAGCACGGCCATGTCGGTCCCGGATTACCTCGACCTGCTCCACCGCGGCGCCGCGGAGGCGATGAGCGAGGGCGCTCCGTCCGCCTACAACCAGACCGTCGCCTCGACCGTCGGCGTGGCCTACGAGCGGCTCAGCCGGACCAGCCCGGCCGCCACCAGGCTCATCGAACTTCTCGCATTCATGGCGCCCGAAGTAATCCCGTATCGCATGATTAGCAACAAACAATTGACCGCCCTGCTGGCCCCTCTCGACCAGCGCATGTACGACCCGGCCAGGCATGGATCTCTGATCCAGGACCTCGGCCGCCTCGGCCTGGCCAGGGTGGATGCGGGCACGATCGAAGGGAAACCGGAACCGAGAAGGCGTGGCGTCGTGGTCCACCGGTTGACCCAGGATATCGTCCGCTCGCGGTTGTCCCCGACGGACCAGGACGATCGTAGGAGGGAAATCCACAGCGTGCTCGCAGAAGCGGACCGGGGAAACCCGGACAACCTCGAGAACCGGGAGGCCTACGAGGCCATCCGGCCGCACCTCGAGCCCAGCGGCGCGCTGATATCCGACCGCCCGGAGACGCGGCAGCTCGTCATCGACATGACGCGCTACCTGTACATGCGCGGTGACTTCAAGGGTTGCCGGGAACTCGCCGAGGGCACGCTCGAGCAATGGCTTCCCCGGTTCGGCCCGGACGACGTCTGGGTGCTCCGGCTGAAGCGCACCCTCGCACTGGTCCTGCGCGAGCAGGGCCACGAGGGCGCGGCCTACGACATGAACGCCGACAGCCTCGAACGACTCGGCCGCACCCAGGGCGCCGACGACCCGTACACTCTCGCGACCGCCACCAGCTTCGGCGCGGACCTGCGCGCCCGCGGCGAGTACGAGAAGGCCGTCAGCCTCGACGAACAGACGCTCAACGGCTTCCGCACCGCCTACGGCGACGACCATCCGGACACCTTGAACGCGGCCAGCAACCTGGCGGTGTCGCTGCGCTTCGTCGGTGATTTCGCGCAGGCGGCCGCGTGGGACCGGGACACCCTGCGCCGCCGCCGCGAGGTGCTCGGACCGCAACATTTCTTCTCGCTCAGTTCGCAGGAGAATCTAGCTACCGACCTGATCGAACTGGGTCAACTCGTGACGGCTCGGAACCTCTTGGAAGAGGCGTACGAGACGTACCGGTCGGATCATGGCGAAGACCATCCGCGGACACTTCGAGTCGCCAATACCTACTCGGTGGCCCTGCGCCGGCTCGGCGACGTTGCGAAAGCCGTGGAGGTCATCGACGACGCGGTCCGGCGTGCCGTCGTGGTGCTCGGGCACCGCAACCGTGTGACTCTCACCAACCGGCTGGAACAGGCGGACGTGCGCTGGGCGGAAGGCCGGGTCAATGAGGCGCGCACGATCGGGGAGGACGCCTACGCCGACTTCCGCAAGGAGCGGGGCGAGCACCACCCCGACACCATCGCCGCCGGGAACGACCTCGCCATCTTCCGGCGGGCGTCGGGAGACGCACAGGGCGCTCTGACCCTGGCGGAGCATACCTTCTCCGTCCTGGACAACCTGCTGCGGCCGAGCCATCCCTACACGCTCGCCGCGATGATCACACTCGCCAACGCACAGTACGACGCGCAGGCGCTCTCCCAGGCGAAGGAGACCGACAGCGGTGTGCTCCAGCGGGCACGTAGGGTGTTCGACGATTCCCACCTGACGGTTCTGACAGCCATGACCAACTGGGCCGTCAGCCATCGCACGGACGAACCGGGTGCCGCCAACCGCCGGCGGGACGAGGCGCTCAGGATGATGGAGCGGGAACTCGGAGCGCAGCACCATCACACGATCGCGGCCGGCAACTGGGAGCGCATCGACCAGGACATCGCGCCCTTCCCGATCTGA
- a CDS encoding aKG-HExxH-type peptide beta-hydroxylase, with translation MREYVLTDEQYRSLAEGGGSPDAVGLLTEAQLSHRRLCLLAVAEKRDSLPVAVQDALALVMEIERASRAAVLNLLRYPFLDAWFASLASALAGGSPDEQVLTRAGAHLGALATGAAIAAGAAFETVLVCTGSDLLLPAVGTAIGIGPAEVPVRCDGATVLIGGSLELSLPCAEPVPGWRPARHVPVPGHVLEIIDADPWRDRFPVSPLGPLSGPDAARLDCLVRDAWQLLDAEQPAHTAGMRIALRGLVPMQTPPGAAQVSASVRGCFGAIGLSVADDAQTLAEILVHEFQHEKLGALLDLVDLCAEGGRARHHAPWRPDPRPAEALMQGIYAFSGVAGFWRARRGQSADADFRYFTWRDHVVYALAQLLRSGELTPEGRRFFRVLEATLAAWRDEAPTPAAIRLGTAAAHLSWRLAHHRPQPADVSGLAAAWCAAVPPPAAGPPVVRDGTVPALLAGLLEEQAYRGRAERADVTRAEQAVLHGDPAAALRVLPAPGDDRDWTAAAVALYAQEGERAVAYRRPDLLRAVFQHLDRDGRRPGLTALHAWLTDVPDVGTEITG, from the coding sequence ATGCGGGAGTACGTCCTGACCGACGAGCAGTACCGCAGTCTGGCCGAAGGCGGCGGCTCGCCGGACGCCGTCGGTCTGCTGACCGAGGCGCAGCTCTCCCACCGCCGTCTCTGTCTGCTCGCCGTCGCGGAGAAGCGGGATTCTCTTCCGGTCGCGGTCCAGGACGCGCTCGCTCTGGTGATGGAGATCGAGAGAGCGTCCCGCGCAGCAGTGCTCAACCTGCTGCGTTACCCGTTCCTCGACGCCTGGTTCGCGTCCCTGGCGTCCGCGCTCGCCGGCGGATCACCCGACGAGCAGGTGCTCACCCGGGCCGGTGCCCATCTGGGTGCCCTGGCTACCGGCGCCGCGATCGCGGCGGGTGCGGCTTTCGAAACCGTTCTCGTCTGCACCGGATCTGATCTCCTGCTTCCGGCGGTCGGGACAGCGATCGGGATCGGGCCGGCCGAGGTCCCGGTCCGGTGCGACGGCGCCACGGTACTGATCGGAGGCTCTCTCGAACTTTCGCTGCCCTGCGCCGAACCGGTGCCCGGGTGGCGTCCCGCCCGCCACGTCCCGGTTCCGGGTCACGTGCTGGAGATCATCGATGCGGACCCGTGGCGCGACCGCTTCCCGGTATCCCCACTGGGCCCGCTGTCCGGTCCGGACGCGGCGCGGCTGGACTGCCTGGTGCGTGACGCCTGGCAGTTGCTGGACGCCGAACAGCCCGCGCACACGGCAGGCATGCGCATCGCTCTGCGGGGGCTCGTGCCGATGCAGACCCCGCCCGGCGCCGCCCAGGTGAGCGCCTCGGTGCGGGGCTGCTTCGGCGCGATCGGGTTGTCGGTGGCCGACGACGCCCAGACGCTGGCGGAGATCCTGGTCCACGAGTTCCAGCATGAGAAGCTCGGCGCGCTCCTCGACCTCGTGGACCTCTGCGCCGAGGGCGGCCGAGCGCGCCACCATGCCCCGTGGCGGCCCGACCCCCGCCCGGCTGAGGCGCTCATGCAGGGCATCTATGCCTTCTCCGGGGTGGCCGGCTTCTGGCGAGCTCGCCGAGGGCAGTCGGCGGATGCCGATTTCCGGTACTTCACCTGGCGTGACCACGTGGTCTACGCGTTGGCTCAACTACTGCGTTCCGGCGAGTTGACCCCGGAGGGCCGGCGATTCTTCCGGGTACTGGAGGCGACGCTCGCAGCATGGCGCGACGAGGCACCGACGCCGGCGGCGATCCGGCTCGGCACGGCCGCAGCCCACTTGTCGTGGCGTCTCGCCCACCACCGTCCCCAGCCGGCCGACGTCTCCGGTCTCGCGGCGGCGTGGTGTGCGGCCGTACCCCCGCCCGCCGCCGGACCGCCCGTTGTCCGGGACGGAACCGTTCCGGCCCTGCTGGCCGGCCTGCTCGAGGAACAGGCCTACCGGGGCCGGGCCGAGCGCGCTGACGTCACCCGCGCCGAGCAGGCCGTCCTGCACGGCGATCCGGCCGCCGCCTTGCGCGTCCTGCCGGCACCGGGCGACGACCGGGACTGGACCGCGGCCGCCGTGGCGCTGTACGCCCAGGAAGGTGAGAGAGCGGTTGCCTACCGGCGACCGGACCTGCTCCGAGCGGTCTTCCAGCATCTCGACAGGGACGGACGGCGGCCCGGCCTCACGGCTTTGCACGCATGGCTGACCGACGTGCCGGACGTGGGAACGGAGATCACCGGTTGA
- a CDS encoding FxsB family cyclophane-forming radical SAM/SPASM peptide maturase, with product MTTSFPGRPGEQPGTTDGELSFRQFIVKVHSRCNLSCDYCYVYHHVDQSWRDRPMVMSDRTISALADRIGEHAAAHVLDEIFVVLHGGEPLLAGPAAIENVIRSVRARVPDRTKVRVSLQTNGTLIDDAYIEVFNRHGVDVGVSIDGGRDAHDRHRRYADGRPSFGLVERGLSRLKAGGEIWTGLLHTIDLANDPIRTYEDLVGLGPPAIDLLLPLANWVYPPPGHDPVSTPYAEWLIAVFDRWFDAPVRETGIRLFESIIMVILDGGSDTEAIGLDSPAAITVETDGSMEVTDALKTTAPGLGALGMSVHRDAFDRAARDPAVRATRRVAENLATGCQICPVRDVCGGGQFSHRFGPDGGFTHPSVYCRDLYRLITHIRRRLVEALKDRERRR from the coding sequence GTGACCACCAGCTTCCCCGGCCGGCCGGGCGAGCAGCCCGGTACGACCGACGGCGAACTGTCGTTCCGGCAGTTCATCGTCAAGGTGCACAGCCGGTGCAACCTCTCCTGCGACTACTGCTACGTCTACCACCACGTGGACCAGAGCTGGCGGGACCGGCCGATGGTGATGAGCGACCGGACGATCTCGGCGCTCGCCGACCGGATCGGTGAGCACGCTGCCGCCCACGTCCTGGACGAGATCTTCGTCGTACTGCACGGCGGGGAGCCGCTGCTGGCCGGTCCGGCGGCCATCGAGAACGTCATCCGATCGGTTCGGGCACGGGTGCCGGACCGGACCAAAGTCCGGGTCTCGCTGCAGACCAACGGCACACTGATCGACGACGCGTACATCGAGGTGTTCAACCGGCATGGAGTGGACGTCGGCGTCAGCATCGACGGGGGCCGGGACGCGCACGACCGCCACCGGCGCTACGCCGACGGGCGGCCGAGTTTCGGCCTCGTCGAGCGGGGTTTGAGCCGGTTGAAAGCCGGCGGCGAAATCTGGACCGGCCTGCTTCATACGATCGATCTCGCGAACGATCCGATCCGGACCTACGAGGACCTGGTCGGTCTCGGCCCACCGGCGATAGACCTCCTGCTTCCGCTCGCCAACTGGGTCTACCCACCGCCCGGTCATGATCCGGTGTCGACTCCGTACGCGGAGTGGCTCATCGCGGTGTTCGATCGATGGTTCGACGCGCCGGTCCGGGAGACCGGCATCCGGCTCTTCGAGTCGATCATCATGGTGATCCTCGACGGGGGCAGCGACACCGAGGCGATCGGTCTCGACTCGCCGGCCGCGATCACCGTGGAGACCGACGGGAGCATGGAGGTCACCGATGCGCTGAAGACCACTGCTCCCGGCTTGGGCGCGCTCGGGATGTCCGTCCACCGTGACGCCTTCGACAGAGCCGCGCGCGATCCGGCCGTCCGGGCGACCCGGCGGGTGGCCGAGAACCTGGCGACCGGATGCCAGATCTGCCCGGTGCGCGACGTCTGCGGTGGTGGTCAGTTCTCGCACCGTTTCGGTCCGGACGGCGGCTTCACTCACCCGTCGGTCTACTGCCGGGACCTGTATCGCCTGATCACCCACATCAGGCGCCGACTGGTGGAGGCTCTCAAGGACCGCGAAAGGCGACGCTGA
- a CDS encoding FXSXX-COOH protein, which produces MTLPHAPSIETGLVRVADVPLDDLLALRRDGDTALDHCLRRVVERAASGKPESVAAFNAAPLRRS; this is translated from the coding sequence ATGACGCTACCCCATGCCCCCTCCATCGAGACCGGACTCGTGCGTGTGGCCGATGTGCCGCTCGACGACCTCCTGGCTCTGCGGAGAGACGGCGACACGGCGCTCGACCACTGCCTGCGCCGTGTGGTCGAACGTGCGGCATCCGGGAAGCCGGAGAGTGTCGCGGCCTTCAACGCGGCACCCCTGCGCCGCTCCTGA
- a CDS encoding aminoglycoside N(3)-acetyltransferase, which yields MTLPGAPLRTRESLTREFTSFGVRSDDILLVHSSLRAIGWVCGGATAVVQALLDAVGPGGTIVVPAQTPDNRDPARWSHWAVPPDWWATIRDHLPAFEPELTPSSGMGAIAERVRTWPHSVRSGHPLTSFAAVGPAAGVLMARHDLESLLGDGSPLAALEDADAKVLLLGVGFEKCTVFHLAESRLTDLPAVQLSAVVRTEKGREWVGYETTGLSDHDFGDLGADYEASSDKCGSPRRGMVGAATSRLFPVREAVRFAESWLALRRPVCPDPRPGTGDESEKR from the coding sequence ATGACGTTACCCGGTGCGCCGCTGCGGACACGTGAATCACTCACGCGGGAATTCACGTCGTTCGGTGTCCGGAGTGATGACATCCTGCTCGTGCACAGTTCGCTTCGCGCGATCGGCTGGGTTTGCGGTGGGGCCACCGCGGTTGTCCAGGCACTGCTCGACGCCGTCGGTCCGGGCGGGACGATCGTCGTTCCGGCCCAGACCCCGGACAATCGAGATCCCGCGCGCTGGTCACACTGGGCAGTCCCGCCGGACTGGTGGGCCACCATTCGTGATCATCTGCCCGCATTCGAACCGGAGCTGACGCCGAGTTCCGGGATGGGCGCGATCGCGGAACGGGTGCGGACGTGGCCGCATTCTGTCCGAAGCGGACACCCGCTGACCTCGTTCGCGGCGGTCGGCCCGGCGGCCGGGGTGCTGATGGCCCGGCACGATCTCGAATCCCTGCTCGGCGACGGCTCGCCGCTGGCCGCGCTCGAGGATGCCGATGCGAAGGTGCTCCTGCTCGGGGTGGGGTTCGAGAAATGCACGGTATTCCACCTCGCGGAGTCCCGCCTGACGGACTTACCCGCCGTGCAGTTGTCGGCCGTGGTTCGAACCGAAAAGGGGCGTGAGTGGGTAGGATACGAAACGACCGGGCTCAGTGATCATGATTTCGGTGACCTGGGCGCCGACTATGAGGCCTCGTCCGATAAGTGCGGCTCCCCGCGTCGAGGGATGGTCGGCGCAGCGACGAGTCGTCTTTTCCCCGTTCGCGAAGCGGTGCGTTTCGCGGAAAGCTGGTTAGCCCTCCGGCGGCCCGTGTGCCCGGACCCGCGTCCTGGCACGGGCGACGAAAGCGAGAAACGATGA
- the fxsT gene encoding FxSxx-COOH system tetratricopeptide repeat protein → MTFGSDERGRFVAMAPQPGTVTEGPLGDLLQALHELHRAAGKPGARRISVAIRDREDMRDTVSHETISAMLRGSGLPKWVKVECVVRQLAEWSVTGHDPDHEVRRFHQLWLAADDGPTSVIPVHVRNDFVVTQRPAAPPPASTASSGAILTNVPAPARHFTGRQELLAKIRAVLTGQHRMPLSLVGLGGVGKTQLALQYVNQWATEYDLVWWVPAEEPSQAMAALAGLGDQLGISPSNDMRQTVRDLLTALEESALRWLLIYDNADQPSDLSALLPAAGGHVVVTSRNYAWASATGTPFSVGVFTRAESIAFMREWGVTAPADDCDTLAERLGDLPLAVDQVCAMQTTTGMPLAEYLRLFAEHLDELLAAGLRPGSRTTTVATFVKVAAGRLRSESVAAAQLLELLAFMAPSPVPIYLLHSGRGAEVTPPLGRALYRTPELTKLALLLGRYGLVSTDGQQLQMHRLVQVMVRESLSEPDAGIRRLDVHRLLAVANPGKPDDSRTWPQHADIGPHLVTSGAHLSTEIAARVAVLDQIRYLERIGDFEASARLGRAAVDAWQADEVTGGLGPEHELTIRATRHLANALRSLGSYDESHRMIVDLLNLLRTGEAYGPDHPDTLATAGVLAFYLRFAGDYREALREDQRRVEVLRRLHGSEDTRATDALGNLAINLRLLGDPAEAHRIDTALVETLSRLIGPDNERTRVAVRNQVWDLLGLARFEEAVDTQRRNMTRHNVSDIALAQRAVAVGLRKMGRLHEALEIAADNYRTCQSRYGPDHHLTLASIMTYANTLRTVGDAVGARRLMTEVLDRYRRLFRAQNPLTLAASTNLAVVLRALGQRRDAYHIDELTHEQTLHKLGPDHPHTLVTAIGLATDLAHHHLRKDAVELGAATLEHLRRVRGDEHPETWVCAANLALDRDTSRREAIDRLSALLGIDHPDVAAAVAGKRLECDIEPPPT, encoded by the coding sequence TTGACGTTCGGTTCCGACGAGCGGGGGCGGTTCGTGGCGATGGCACCGCAGCCGGGCACTGTCACCGAAGGCCCTCTGGGTGATCTTCTGCAGGCGTTGCACGAGCTCCACCGGGCAGCCGGCAAACCGGGGGCTCGGCGCATCAGCGTGGCCATCCGTGACCGCGAGGACATGCGAGACACCGTCAGCCACGAGACGATCAGCGCGATGCTGCGGGGCAGCGGTCTGCCCAAGTGGGTCAAAGTCGAATGCGTGGTACGGCAACTCGCCGAATGGTCGGTGACCGGCCACGATCCCGATCATGAGGTCCGCCGGTTCCATCAACTGTGGCTCGCCGCCGATGACGGCCCCACCTCGGTGATCCCGGTCCACGTGCGCAACGACTTCGTCGTCACCCAACGACCCGCCGCTCCACCGCCGGCATCCACGGCGTCATCCGGCGCGATCCTGACCAATGTGCCCGCTCCGGCCCGGCATTTCACCGGTCGTCAGGAGTTGCTCGCCAAGATCAGAGCGGTGCTCACCGGTCAACACCGGATGCCGCTCTCCCTGGTGGGTCTTGGTGGTGTGGGAAAGACCCAGCTCGCCCTGCAGTACGTCAATCAGTGGGCGACCGAGTACGACCTGGTGTGGTGGGTGCCGGCCGAGGAGCCGTCACAGGCGATGGCCGCCCTGGCGGGGCTCGGCGATCAACTGGGCATCAGTCCCTCGAATGACATGCGGCAGACTGTCCGCGATCTGCTGACCGCGCTCGAGGAGAGCGCGTTGCGCTGGCTGCTGATCTACGACAACGCCGATCAGCCGTCGGATCTCAGCGCGCTCCTCCCCGCGGCCGGCGGACATGTGGTGGTCACGTCGCGAAACTACGCCTGGGCCTCGGCGACCGGAACCCCGTTCAGCGTCGGCGTCTTCACCCGGGCCGAGAGCATCGCCTTCATGCGCGAGTGGGGCGTCACAGCACCCGCTGACGACTGCGACACGCTGGCCGAGCGACTCGGCGATCTCCCTCTCGCGGTCGACCAGGTCTGCGCGATGCAGACCACCACGGGCATGCCGCTGGCCGAGTACCTGCGGTTGTTCGCGGAGCACCTGGACGAACTGCTCGCGGCAGGGCTGCGGCCGGGGTCACGGACCACGACCGTGGCGACGTTCGTCAAGGTCGCCGCCGGCCGGCTCCGCTCGGAATCGGTCGCAGCGGCCCAGTTGCTGGAGCTGTTGGCGTTCATGGCGCCCTCCCCGGTACCGATCTACCTGTTGCACTCCGGCCGGGGCGCCGAGGTCACCCCGCCACTGGGCCGGGCCCTCTACCGCACGCCGGAGCTGACCAAACTGGCGCTGCTGCTGGGCCGGTACGGGCTGGTGAGTACCGACGGTCAGCAACTCCAGATGCACCGGCTGGTTCAGGTCATGGTGCGGGAGAGTCTCAGCGAGCCGGACGCCGGCATCCGCCGCCTCGACGTACACCGGCTGCTGGCCGTCGCCAATCCCGGCAAACCCGACGACTCGCGGACCTGGCCCCAGCATGCCGACATCGGTCCTCACCTCGTCACCTCGGGCGCACACCTCTCCACCGAGATCGCGGCCCGCGTGGCCGTGCTCGATCAGATCCGGTACCTGGAGCGGATCGGCGACTTCGAGGCGTCCGCCCGGCTGGGACGCGCGGCGGTCGATGCCTGGCAGGCCGACGAGGTAACGGGTGGACTCGGACCTGAACACGAACTGACGATCCGCGCCACCCGCCATCTCGCCAACGCGCTGCGCTCGCTCGGCTCGTACGACGAGTCCCACCGGATGATCGTGGATCTGCTGAACCTGCTGCGGACCGGCGAGGCGTACGGCCCTGATCACCCGGACACCCTGGCCACGGCCGGTGTGCTGGCGTTCTATCTGCGGTTCGCGGGAGATTACCGGGAGGCACTCCGGGAGGACCAGCGAAGGGTCGAGGTCCTGCGCCGGCTGCACGGGTCCGAGGACACCCGCGCCACCGACGCGCTCGGCAACCTTGCGATCAACCTCCGGCTGCTCGGTGATCCGGCGGAGGCTCACCGCATCGACACGGCCCTGGTCGAGACCCTCAGCCGGCTCATCGGGCCGGACAACGAGCGGACTCGCGTGGCCGTCCGCAACCAGGTTTGGGATCTGCTCGGGCTCGCCCGATTCGAGGAGGCTGTCGACACTCAGCGGCGGAACATGACGCGGCACAACGTCAGCGACATCGCGCTGGCCCAGCGAGCAGTCGCCGTCGGGCTGCGCAAGATGGGGCGCCTGCACGAGGCGCTGGAGATCGCCGCCGACAACTACCGAACTTGTCAGAGCCGGTACGGGCCGGATCACCACCTGACCCTGGCGTCGATCATGACCTATGCGAACACACTGCGGACAGTAGGCGACGCGGTGGGGGCGCGGCGCCTGATGACCGAGGTGCTCGACCGGTATCGGCGGCTCTTCCGGGCGCAGAACCCGCTCACCCTGGCCGCCTCGACGAATCTGGCTGTCGTGCTGCGGGCGCTGGGCCAGCGGCGGGACGCGTACCACATCGATGAGCTGACGCACGAGCAGACACTGCACAAGCTGGGGCCGGATCACCCGCACACCCTGGTCACCGCCATCGGGCTCGCCACCGACCTGGCACATCACCACCTGCGCAAGGACGCCGTCGAGCTCGGCGCCGCGACCCTGGAACACTTGCGACGGGTACGCGGCGACGAGCATCCGGAAACGTGGGTGTGCGCCGCGAACCTGGCGCTCGACCGGGACACCTCGAGGCGGGAAGCCATCGACCGGCTCTCCGCGCTGCTGGGAATCGATCATCCCGACGTGGCGGCCGCGGTCGCCGGTAAACGGCTGGAATGTGACATCGAGCCGCCGCCCACGTGA